A genomic region of Arachis hypogaea cultivar Tifrunner chromosome 5, arahy.Tifrunner.gnm2.J5K5, whole genome shotgun sequence contains the following coding sequences:
- the LOC112803905 gene encoding uncharacterized protein, with amino-acid sequence MLSFSRIMLRCALQIPKLSPYSVPHSALRLCFPSTSSLHSHSHSQLLDDAVDSFTRMLSMRPPPSIIQFNKILGSLAKTNHFPTAISLFQQLQSRGIAPSIFTMNILINCCCGMGRITLAFSIFAKILRMGFQPDTITLNTLIKGLCLCGNVEKALHYHDRVLAHGFQFNQVTYGILINGLCKTGHTSAAIQVLRKIPRYGIAPDVVMYNTIIDSLCKVTLVSDAFHLYSEMLAKGISPDVITYNTLTYGLCLAGQLKEAIDLLNHMMLKNITPDVYTYNTLIDGLCKEGKIKDAKNVLAVMTKYGVKPSVVTYNSLMDGHCLVNEVNKAKFVFNTMAQSKVSLNVQSYSIMINGLCKSKRVDEALNLFEEMRRKYLVPNTVTYNTLIDGLSKSKRISCALELLVEMHERGQPSNVVTYNSLLDGMFNIKRVDKALMLFKEMKESGIDPDIYTYSILIDGLCKSGRLKNAKEIFQDLSIKGCSPDVRTYNIMIHGLCKEGLFEEALALMLEMEHNGCLPDAVTFETVIRALFEKDENDMAEKLLREMVARGLLN; translated from the coding sequence ATGTTGTCATTCTCACGAATCATGTTAAGGTGTGCTCTTCAAATCCCAAAGCTCTCTCCTTATTCTGTTCCCCACTCCGCTCTCCGTCTTTGCTTCCCTTCCACTTCATCCctacactctcactctcactcccaATTACTTGATGACGCTGTTGATTCCTTCACTCGCATGCTCTCTATGCGTCCTCCTCCATCCATCATCCAATTTAACAAGATTTTGGGATCTCTCGCCAAGACCAACCATTTCCCCACCGCCATTTCCCTTTTTCAGCAATTGCAATCCAGGGGAATTGCGCCCAGCATATTTACTATGAATATTTTAATCAATTGTTGCTGCGGCATGGGTCGGATCACTCTCGCTTTCTCTATATTCGCCAAGATTTTGAGGATGGGTTTTCAGCCTGATACCATAACGTTGAATACACTCATTAAAGGTCTCTGTCTATGTGGTAATGTTGAAAAAGCACTACACTATCATGACAGAGTGCTGGCTCATGGATTTCAGTTTAATCAAGTCACTTATGGGATCTTGATTAATGGACTCTGTAAGACCGGACACACATCTGCTGCTATTCAAGTGTTGAGAAAGATCCCACGCTATGGGATTGCTCCTGATGTCGTCATGTACAACACAATTATTGATAGCTTGTGCAAGGTTACGCTTGTAAGTGATGCTTTTCATTTATACTCTGAAATGCTTGCTAAGGGAATTTCTCCCGATGTTATCACGTACAACACTCTAACTTATGGATTGTGCCTTGCGGGCCAACTTAAGGAAGCCATTGATTTACTAAATCATATGATGCTTAAAAACATTACTCCAGATGTTTATACCTATAATACTTTGATCGATGGGCTATGCAAGGAAGGAAAGATCAAAGATGCTAAGAATGTGTTGGCTGTGATGACAAAATATGGTGTGAAACCAAGTGTGGTTACTTATAACAGCTTAATGGATGGGCATTGTCTGGTTAATGAGGTAAACAAGGCAAAATTTGTATTCAACACTATGGCCCAAAGTAAAGTGTCACTTAATGTTCAAAGTTACAGTATCATGATTAATGGCTTGTGCAAAAGTAAAAGGGTCGATGAAGCCTTGAATCTCTTTGAAGAAATGCGTCGTAAGTACTTGGTTCCAAACACGGTAACTTACAACACTCTTATTGATGGCttgagcaaatcaaagagaatctCTTGTGCTTTGGAGCTTCTTGTCGAGATGCATGAAAGAGGTCAACCCAGTAATGTAGTCACTTACAATTCCTTGTTGGATGGGATGTTCAATATCAAACGAGTTGACAAGGCACTTATGTTATTCAAGGAAATGAAAGAGAGTGGCATTGATCcagatatatatacatacagcATACTTATAGATGGCCTGTGCAAAAGTGGAAGACTTAAAAATgcaaaagagatatttcaagatcTTTCAATTAAAGGCTGTTCTCCAGATGTGAGGACTTACAATATTATGATCCATGGGCTCTGCAAAGAGGGCTTGTTTGAAGAAGCATTGGCCCTGATGTTGGAAATGGAACACAATGGTTGCTTACCAGATGCTGTGACTTTTGAAACTGTTATTCGTGCTTTGTTTGAAAAAGATGAAAATGACATGGCAGAGAAACTTCTTCGGGAAATGGTTGCTAGAGGCTTAttgaattga